One Pseudomonas tolaasii NCPPB 2192 genomic window carries:
- the rep gene encoding DNA helicase Rep encodes MSRLNPRQQEAVNYVGGPLLVLAGAGSGKTSVITRKIAHLIQNCGIRAQYIVAMTFTNKAAREMKERVGTLLKSGEGRGLTVCTFHNLGLNIIRKEHARLGYKPGFSIFDETDVKSLMTDIMQKEYAGDDGVDEIKNMIGAWKNDLILPAQAVENARNPKEQTAAIVYTHYQRTLKAFNAVDFDDLILLPVKLFEEHADILEKWQNKVRYLLVDEYQDTNASQYLLVKMLIGKRNQFTVVGDDDQSIYAWRGARPENLMLLKDDYPSLKVVMLEQNYRSTSRILRCANVLISNNPHEFEKQLWSEMGHGDEIRVIRCRNEDAEAERVAMEILSLHLRTDRPYSDFAILYRGNYQAKLIELKLQHHQVPYRLSGGNSFFGRQEVKDLMAYFRLIVNPDDDNAFLRVINVPRREIGSTTLEKLGNYATERKISMYAATDEIGLGEHLDTRFTDRLSRFKRFMDKVREQCAGEDPISALRSMVMDIDYENWLRTNSSSDKAADYRMSNVWFLIEALKNTLEKDEDGEMTVEDAIGKLVLRDMLERQQEEEDGAEGVQMMTLHASKGLEFPYVFIMGMEEEILPHRSSIEADTIEEERRLAYVGITRARQTLAFTFAAKRKQYGEIIDCAPSRFLDELPPDDLAWEGNDDTPTEVKAVRGNTALADIRAMLKR; translated from the coding sequence ATGTCCCGACTCAATCCCCGGCAGCAAGAAGCCGTGAACTACGTCGGCGGCCCTCTATTGGTGCTCGCCGGTGCAGGCTCCGGCAAGACCAGCGTGATCACCCGCAAGATCGCGCACCTGATCCAGAACTGCGGCATCCGCGCCCAGTACATCGTCGCCATGACCTTCACCAACAAGGCCGCGCGGGAAATGAAGGAGCGTGTCGGCACGCTGCTCAAAAGCGGCGAAGGTCGCGGCCTCACCGTGTGCACGTTCCACAACCTGGGCCTGAACATCATCCGCAAGGAGCACGCGCGGCTGGGCTACAAGCCGGGCTTCTCGATCTTTGACGAGACGGATGTGAAGTCGCTGATGACCGACATCATGCAGAAGGAATACGCAGGCGACGACGGCGTGGACGAGATCAAGAACATGATCGGCGCCTGGAAAAACGACCTGATCCTGCCCGCCCAGGCCGTGGAAAACGCGCGCAACCCCAAGGAACAGACCGCCGCCATCGTCTACACCCACTACCAGCGCACGCTCAAGGCGTTCAACGCGGTGGACTTCGACGACCTGATCCTGCTGCCGGTGAAGCTGTTCGAGGAACACGCCGATATCCTCGAAAAATGGCAGAACAAGGTGCGCTACCTGCTGGTGGACGAATACCAGGACACCAACGCCAGCCAATACCTGCTGGTGAAAATGCTGATCGGCAAACGCAACCAGTTCACCGTGGTAGGCGACGACGACCAGTCGATCTACGCCTGGCGCGGCGCGCGCCCGGAAAACCTGATGCTGCTCAAGGACGATTACCCGTCCCTGAAAGTGGTGATGCTGGAGCAGAACTACCGCTCCACCAGCCGCATCCTGCGCTGCGCCAACGTGTTGATCTCCAACAACCCCCACGAGTTTGAAAAACAACTGTGGAGTGAGATGGGCCACGGTGACGAGATCCGCGTGATCCGCTGCCGCAACGAAGACGCCGAAGCCGAGCGCGTGGCCATGGAAATCCTCAGCCTGCACCTGCGCACCGACCGGCCGTACAGCGACTTTGCGATCCTCTATCGCGGCAACTACCAGGCCAAGCTGATCGAGCTGAAATTGCAGCACCACCAGGTGCCGTATCGCCTGTCAGGCGGCAACAGCTTTTTCGGACGCCAGGAAGTGAAAGACCTGATGGCCTACTTCCGCCTGATCGTAAACCCGGACGACGACAACGCCTTCCTGCGCGTGATCAACGTGCCGCGCCGCGAAATCGGCTCCACCACGCTGGAAAAGCTCGGCAACTACGCCACCGAACGCAAAATCTCGATGTACGCCGCCACCGACGAAATCGGCCTGGGCGAACACCTGGACACGCGTTTCACCGATCGCCTGTCACGCTTCAAGCGTTTCATGGACAAGGTGCGCGAGCAGTGCGCCGGCGAAGACCCGATCAGCGCGCTGCGCAGCATGGTCATGGACATCGACTACGAGAACTGGCTGCGCACCAACAGTTCCAGCGACAAGGCCGCCGACTACCGCATGAGCAACGTGTGGTTCCTGATCGAGGCGCTGAAGAACACCCTGGAAAAAGACGAAGACGGCGAGATGACCGTCGAAGACGCCATCGGCAAGCTGGTACTGCGCGACATGCTCGAGCGTCAGCAGGAAGAGGAAGACGGCGCCGAAGGCGTGCAGATGATGACCTTGCATGCGTCCAAGGGCCTGGAATTTCCCTACGTGTTCATCATGGGCATGGAAGAGGAAATTCTCCCACACCGTTCCAGCATTGAAGCTGACACCATCGAGGAAGAGCGCCGACTGGCCTACGTGGGCATCACCCGCGCGCGCCAGACCCTGGCGTTCACCTTTGCCGCCAAGCGCAAGCAATACGGCGAAATCATCGATTGTGCCCCCAGCCGGTTCCTGGATGAGCTGCCGCCGGACGACCTGGCCTGGGAAGGCAATGACGACACCCCGACCGAGGTGAAGGCCGTTCGCGGCAACACCGCCCTGGCGGATATACGCGCGATGTTAAAGCGCTAG
- a CDS encoding xanthine phosphoribosyltransferase — translation MEALHKKIREEGIVLSDQVLKVDAFLNHQIDPALMKLIGDEFAALFKDSGITKIVTIEASGIAPAIMTGLNLGVPVIFARKQQSLTLTENLLSATVYSFTKKVESTVAISPRHLTSSDRVLVIDDFLANGKASQALISIIKQAGATVAGLGIVIEKSFQGGRAELDAQGYRVESLARVKSLAGGVVTFIE, via the coding sequence GTGGAAGCACTGCACAAGAAAATTCGCGAAGAAGGCATCGTGCTTTCCGATCAGGTACTCAAGGTCGACGCCTTTCTGAACCACCAGATCGACCCGGCGCTGATGAAACTGATCGGCGACGAATTCGCCGCGCTGTTCAAGGACTCGGGCATCACCAAGATCGTCACCATCGAAGCCTCCGGCATTGCACCGGCGATCATGACCGGGCTGAACCTCGGCGTGCCGGTGATCTTCGCCCGCAAGCAACAGTCCCTGACCCTGACCGAAAACCTGCTGTCGGCGACGGTGTACTCCTTCACCAAGAAAGTCGAAAGCACCGTGGCGATTTCCCCGCGCCACCTGACCAGCAGCGACCGTGTGCTGGTGATCGATGACTTTTTGGCCAATGGCAAAGCGTCCCAGGCGCTGATTTCGATCATCAAGCAGGCGGGCGCTACCGTGGCGGGCCTGGGGATTGTGATCGAGAAATCGTTCCAGGGCGGCCGTGCGGAACTGGATGCGCAGGGTTACCGGGTTGAGTCGCTGGCGCGGGTCAAGTCGCTGGCCGGTGGCGTGGTCACCTTCATCGAGTAA
- a CDS encoding acetyl-CoA hydrolase/transferase C-terminal domain-containing protein, translating into MVQLCSIEQAVDDVLARLPAHIHMGMPLGLGKPNLFVNALYRRIAKLPERQLTIYTALSLGRPPFGDGLQKRFLEPFIERVFGDYPELDFLADLHKDTLPANIRIQQFFMQPGSLLHSTSAQQDYVSSNYSHAARDINAAGLNLVAQLVASSTEHPDRLSLSCNPDITLDLLPMIEKRRDAGETILVVGQVHSDLPYMPGDSELGMDAFDYLIDAKDSTTLFSTPNMPVGFQDHFIGLHASTLVRDGGTLQIGIGSMGDALTAALLARQADNEAYRLLLTDLDVYQWAPLISHEGGVDPFARGLYGCSEMFVNGLLVLADAGIIRRKVYPDVATQEQANAGTLDDAAQPDGVSIHGGFFLGPRSFYQRLQEMTHAKRLEFNMTRISYINELYGEEQLKRLQRLDARFINSAIMVTLLGAGVADQLEDGRVLSGVGGQYNFVAQGHALEGARSILILRSWRESAGEVSSNIVWEYGHCTIPRHLRDIVITEYGIADLRGQTDAKVIEALLNVTDSRFQGDLIKQAQKADKLPEDFRLDPRFADNTPERLKAIQARHRRLFPEYPLGSDFTDEERDLLRALNWLKSKFKLTEILELGKAALDAPEPEAFPKHLERMRLDKPEGLKEDLYQRLLLAGLQATAH; encoded by the coding sequence ATGGTGCAGTTGTGTTCAATCGAGCAAGCAGTTGACGACGTACTGGCGCGCTTGCCGGCGCATATCCACATGGGCATGCCCCTGGGTCTGGGCAAACCCAACCTGTTCGTCAACGCGCTGTACCGGCGCATCGCCAAGCTGCCCGAGCGGCAACTGACGATCTACACCGCGCTGAGCCTTGGCCGCCCGCCCTTCGGCGATGGATTGCAGAAGCGCTTTCTCGAACCCTTCATCGAGCGTGTGTTTGGCGATTACCCCGAACTGGATTTCCTCGCTGACCTGCACAAGGACACGTTGCCGGCCAACATCCGCATACAACAATTCTTCATGCAGCCCGGCAGCCTGCTGCACAGCACGTCGGCCCAACAGGACTACGTCAGCAGCAACTACAGTCATGCCGCCCGCGACATCAATGCCGCCGGCCTGAACCTGGTGGCGCAATTGGTGGCCAGCAGCACCGAACACCCCGACCGCCTGAGCTTGAGCTGCAACCCGGACATCACCCTCGACCTGCTGCCGATGATCGAAAAGCGCCGCGACGCCGGCGAAACCATTCTGGTGGTCGGCCAGGTTCACAGCGATTTGCCCTACATGCCCGGCGACTCCGAGCTGGGCATGGACGCCTTCGACTACCTGATCGACGCCAAGGACAGCACCACGCTGTTCTCCACGCCGAACATGCCGGTGGGGTTTCAAGACCATTTTATCGGCCTGCATGCCAGCACCCTGGTCCGCGACGGCGGCACCCTGCAGATCGGCATCGGCTCCATGGGCGATGCCTTGACCGCCGCCTTGCTGGCGCGCCAGGCTGACAACGAAGCCTATCGTCTGCTGCTGACCGACCTCGACGTGTACCAGTGGGCGCCGCTGATCAGTCATGAAGGCGGCGTCGACCCTTTCGCCCGTGGCCTCTACGGCTGCAGTGAAATGTTCGTCAATGGCCTGCTGGTGCTGGCGGATGCCGGGATTATCCGGCGCAAGGTCTACCCGGATGTAGCGACTCAGGAACAAGCCAACGCGGGCACACTGGATGACGCCGCCCAGCCGGACGGCGTGTCGATCCACGGCGGTTTCTTCCTCGGGCCGCGCAGTTTTTACCAGCGCCTGCAGGAAATGACCCACGCCAAGCGCCTTGAATTCAACATGACCCGCATCAGCTATATCAACGAGCTGTACGGCGAGGAACAACTCAAACGCCTGCAGCGCCTGGACGCGCGGTTTATCAACAGCGCGATCATGGTGACCTTGCTCGGTGCGGGCGTGGCCGACCAGTTGGAAGATGGCCGCGTGCTCAGCGGCGTGGGCGGGCAGTACAACTTTGTTGCGCAAGGGCATGCGCTCGAAGGCGCACGGTCGATCCTGATTTTGCGCAGTTGGCGCGAGTCGGCGGGGGAGGTCAGTTCCAATATCGTGTGGGAATACGGCCACTGCACGATTCCCCGGCATTTGCGGGATATCGTGATTACCGAGTACGGAATTGCCGACTTGCGGGGTCAGACGGATGCCAAGGTGATTGAAGCGCTGCTCAATGTGACCGACTCACGCTTCCAGGGCGACTTGATCAAGCAAGCGCAAAAAGCCGACAAGTTGCCGGAGGATTTCCGCCTTGACCCACGCTTTGCCGATAACACGCCGGAGCGGCTCAAGGCGATTCAGGCCAGGCATCGTCGCTTGTTCCCCGAATACCCGCTGGGCAGTGATTTCACCGATGAAGAGCGGGACTTGTTGCGGGCGTTGAACTGGCTCAAAAGCAAATTCAAGCTGACGGAGATTCTGGAACTGGGCAAGGCCGCGCTGGACGCCCCGGAGCCGGAGGCGTTTCCCAAGCATCTGGAGCGGATGCGGCTGGATAAGCCGGAGGGGCTGAAAGAAGACCTCTATCAGCGGTTGCTGCTCGCCGGCCTACAGGCCACCGCGCACTAA
- a CDS encoding c-type cytochrome has product MKMLAAPATVLALWAVSAQAATNDEIAKRLEPVGQVCVQGQECKGMEVAVAAGGGGGAKTPDEVIAKHCNACHGTGLLGAPKIGDAADWGKRAKEQGGVDGLLAKAITGINAMPPKGTCSDCSDDELKGAIEKMSGLK; this is encoded by the coding sequence ATGAAAATGCTGGCTGCACCAGCAACCGTACTGGCCCTATGGGCTGTCAGCGCTCAAGCTGCGACCAATGATGAAATTGCCAAGCGCCTGGAGCCTGTGGGCCAGGTCTGTGTCCAGGGCCAGGAATGCAAAGGGATGGAAGTCGCGGTGGCAGCTGGTGGCGGCGGCGGTGCAAAAACGCCGGATGAGGTGATCGCCAAGCATTGCAACGCGTGTCACGGCACGGGCCTGTTGGGTGCGCCGAAAATCGGCGACGCCGCCGACTGGGGCAAGCGTGCCAAGGAGCAAGGCGGAGTAGACGGCCTGCTCGCCAAGGCTATTACGGGCATCAACGCCATGCCGCCCAAAGGCACCTGCAGTGATTGCTCGGATGACGAGCTTAAAGGTGCAATCGAGAAGATGTCGGGCCTGAAATAA
- a CDS encoding cupin domain-containing protein: MDVGERLQSIRKLKGLSQRELAKRAGVTNSTISMIEKNSVSPSISSLRKVLGGIPMSMVEFFSEEILQEIPTQIVYKANELIDISDGAVTMKLVGRAHPSRAIAFLNEIYPPGADTGEEMLTHEGEETGILVEGRLELVVGLETFVLEAGDSYYFESTKPHRFRNPFDVPARLISAATPANF; the protein is encoded by the coding sequence TTGGACGTCGGCGAACGACTGCAATCCATCCGTAAACTCAAAGGTCTTTCCCAGCGTGAGCTCGCCAAGCGTGCGGGTGTCACCAACAGCACCATTTCGATGATCGAAAAAAACAGCGTCAGCCCCTCGATCAGCTCCTTGCGCAAGGTATTGGGCGGTATCCCCATGTCCATGGTCGAGTTCTTTTCCGAGGAGATCCTCCAGGAAATACCGACGCAGATCGTCTATAAAGCCAATGAGCTGATCGACATCTCTGACGGCGCCGTCACCATGAAACTGGTAGGCCGGGCGCACCCCAGCCGGGCGATTGCGTTTCTTAATGAGATCTACCCGCCGGGCGCCGACACGGGCGAAGAAATGCTCACCCACGAAGGCGAGGAAACCGGGATTCTGGTGGAAGGACGTCTGGAATTGGTGGTCGGTCTTGAAACTTTTGTGCTCGAAGCCGGCGATAGCTACTACTTTGAAAGCACCAAGCCCCATCGTTTTCGTAACCCGTTCGATGTGCCGGCGCGACTAATCAGCGCAGCCACACCTGCGAACTTTTGA
- the alr gene encoding alanine racemase has protein sequence MRPARALIDLQALRHNYQLAREVTGAKALAVVKADAYGHGAVRVAQALETEADGFAVACIEEALELRAAGIRAPVLLLEGFFEADELPLIIEHELWCVVHSLWQLDAIEQAKLGKPLTVWLKLDSGMHRVGLHPKDYHEAYQRLLASGKVAKIVLMSHFARADELDCVRSNEQVAVFEAARQGLSAEVSLRNSPSVMGWPGVSSDWVRPGIMLYGATPFGEDQAVAARLQPVMTLESKVICVRELPAGEPVGYGAKFITPRPMRIGVVAMGYADGYPRHAPTGTPVLVAGQRSQLLGRVSMDMLCIDLTDVPQAGLGSPVELWGKNILASDVAAAAETIPYQIFCNLRRVPRLYSGA, from the coding sequence ATGCGTCCTGCCCGTGCCCTGATCGATCTCCAAGCCCTGCGCCATAACTACCAATTGGCCCGTGAAGTCACGGGGGCCAAGGCCCTTGCCGTGGTCAAGGCCGATGCCTACGGCCATGGTGCCGTGCGTGTGGCCCAGGCGCTGGAAACCGAGGCGGACGGGTTTGCGGTGGCGTGCATCGAGGAAGCGCTGGAGCTGCGCGCCGCGGGCATTCGTGCGCCGGTGTTGCTGTTGGAAGGTTTTTTCGAGGCCGACGAGCTGCCGCTGATCATCGAGCATGAGTTGTGGTGCGTGGTGCACTCGCTGTGGCAACTGGACGCGATTGAGCAAGCCAAACTCGGCAAGCCGCTGACGGTCTGGCTCAAGCTGGATTCGGGCATGCACCGCGTCGGCCTGCACCCCAAGGATTACCACGAGGCCTATCAGCGCCTGCTGGCCAGCGGCAAGGTCGCCAAAATCGTGTTGATGAGCCACTTCGCGCGCGCCGACGAGCTTGATTGCGTACGCAGCAATGAGCAAGTGGCCGTTTTCGAGGCGGCGCGCCAGGGGTTGTCGGCTGAAGTGAGCCTGCGCAATTCGCCGTCCGTGATGGGCTGGCCGGGGGTGAGCAGCGACTGGGTGCGCCCCGGCATCATGCTCTACGGCGCCACGCCGTTTGGCGAAGACCAGGCCGTGGCCGCGCGTTTGCAGCCGGTGATGACCCTGGAATCCAAGGTTATTTGTGTGCGCGAACTGCCGGCCGGGGAGCCGGTGGGCTACGGCGCCAAGTTCATCACGCCCAGGCCGATGCGTATCGGTGTGGTGGCCATGGGTTACGCCGACGGCTACCCGCGCCATGCGCCCACCGGAACGCCGGTGCTGGTGGCGGGGCAGCGCAGCCAATTGTTGGGGCGCGTGTCGATGGACATGCTGTGCATCGACCTCACCGATGTGCCACAGGCCGGCCTCGGCTCCCCGGTGGAACTGTGGGGCAAAAACATCCTCGCCAGCGACGTCGCGGCGGCCGCCGAGACCATTCCGTACCAGATCTTCTGCAACCTGCGTCGCGTGCCAAGGCTCTATTCCGGCGCTTGA
- a CDS encoding RidA family protein: MSIQRQLTNERMSQIVVHSGTVYLAGQVGDDMSAGIEKQTRETLANIERLLDLAGTDKSKLLSVTIYLKDIDADFAGMNAVWDKWLPKGVAPARATVEAKLCEPEILVELSVVAALP, encoded by the coding sequence ATGTCAATCCAGCGCCAGCTCACCAATGAGCGCATGAGCCAGATCGTCGTCCACAGCGGCACCGTGTATCTGGCAGGGCAAGTCGGCGACGACATGAGTGCCGGGATTGAAAAGCAGACCCGTGAAACCCTGGCCAATATCGAGCGTTTGCTCGACCTGGCCGGCACCGACAAATCGAAACTGCTGTCGGTGACGATCTACCTGAAAGATATCGACGCGGATTTCGCCGGCATGAACGCGGTGTGGGACAAGTGGCTGCCCAAAGGCGTCGCCCCGGCCCGCGCCACGGTTGAAGCCAAGCTGTGCGAACCGGAAATCCTGGTAGAGCTGTCCGTGGTGGCTGCGCTGCCTTAA
- the dadA gene encoding D-amino acid dehydrogenase, which produces MRVLVLGSGVIGVTSAYYLARAGFEVVVVDRQPAAAMETSFANAGQVSPGYASPWAAPGVPLKAIKWLLQRHAPLAIKATADIDQYLWMAQMLRNCTASRYAVNKERMVRLSEYSRDCLDELRAETGISYEGRSLGTTQLFRTQAQLDGAAKDIAVLKESGVPFELLDRAGIARVEPALASVTDILAGALRLPNDQTGDCQMFTTRLVEMCKQLGVEFRFEQDIQRLDYAGDRINGVLIDGKLETADRYVLALGSYSPKLLKPLGIKAPVYPLKGYSLTVPITNPAMAPTSTILDETYKVAITRFDNRIRVGGMAEIAGFDLSLNPRRRETLEMIVNDLYPQGGDLSEASFWTGLRPTTPDGTPIVGATPFKNLFLNTGHGTLGWTMACGSGRLLADLMAKKTPQISAAGLDISRYGNHQESAQHVNPAPAHQ; this is translated from the coding sequence ATGCGCGTTCTGGTCTTGGGTAGCGGCGTCATTGGGGTGACCAGTGCCTACTATTTGGCTCGGGCCGGCTTTGAAGTCGTGGTGGTCGACCGTCAGCCCGCCGCTGCCATGGAAACCAGTTTCGCCAACGCCGGCCAGGTGTCTCCAGGTTATGCCTCGCCCTGGGCCGCGCCGGGTGTACCGCTCAAGGCCATCAAATGGCTGCTGCAACGTCACGCGCCGTTGGCGATCAAGGCCACCGCCGATATCGACCAATACCTGTGGATGGCACAGATGCTGCGCAACTGCACCGCCAGCCGGTATGCGGTGAACAAGGAGCGCATGGTGCGTCTGTCCGAGTACAGCCGCGACTGCCTCGACGAATTGCGCGCCGAAACCGGCATTTCCTACGAAGGCCGCAGCCTCGGGACTACTCAACTGTTCCGCACGCAAGCGCAGCTCGACGGCGCCGCCAAGGACATCGCCGTGCTGAAAGAGTCGGGCGTGCCGTTTGAGCTGCTGGACCGCGCCGGCATTGCCCGTGTTGAGCCGGCGCTGGCCAGCGTCACCGACATCCTCGCCGGTGCCCTGCGCCTGCCCAACGACCAGACCGGCGACTGCCAGATGTTCACCACGCGCCTGGTGGAAATGTGCAAGCAACTGGGCGTGGAGTTCCGCTTCGAACAGGACATCCAGCGCCTCGACTACGCCGGTGACCGCATCAACGGCGTCTTGATCGACGGCAAGCTGGAAACCGCCGACCGCTACGTGCTGGCCCTCGGCAGCTACTCGCCAAAACTGCTCAAGCCGCTGGGCATCAAGGCGCCGGTGTATCCGCTGAAGGGTTACTCGCTGACCGTGCCGATCACGAACCCGGCGATGGCGCCGACTTCGACCATTCTCGACGAGACCTACAAGGTCGCGATCACCCGTTTCGATAACCGCATCCGCGTCGGCGGCATGGCTGAAATCGCCGGTTTTGACCTGTCGCTGAACCCGCGTCGACGTGAAACCCTGGAGATGATCGTCAACGACCTTTATCCTCAGGGCGGCGATTTGTCCGAAGCCAGTTTCTGGACCGGCCTGCGCCCGACCACACCCGACGGCACGCCGATTGTCGGTGCCACCCCGTTCAAGAACCTGTTCCTGAATACCGGCCACGGCACACTCGGCTGGACCATGGCCTGTGGTTCCGGCCGCTTGCTGGCCGACCTGATGGCGAAGAAAACCCCGCAGATCAGCGCCGCAGGCCTCGATATTTCCCGTTACGGTAACCACCAGGAGTCCGCACAACATGTCAATCCAGCGCCAGCTCACCAATGA
- a CDS encoding Lrp/AsnC ligand binding domain-containing protein: MRTNTQTKRELDKIDRNILRILQTDGRISFTELGEKVGLSTTPCTERVRRLEREGIIMGYNARLNPQHLKGSLLVFVEISLDYKSGDTFEEFRRAVLKLPHVLECHLVSGDFDYLVKARISEMASYRKLLGDILLKLPHVRESKSYIVMEEVKESLNLPIPD; the protein is encoded by the coding sequence ATGCGTACCAACACCCAGACCAAGCGGGAGCTGGACAAGATCGACCGCAACATCCTGCGCATCCTGCAAACCGACGGGCGCATTTCGTTCACGGAGCTGGGGGAAAAAGTCGGGCTGTCGACCACGCCGTGTACCGAGCGCGTCCGCCGCCTGGAGCGCGAAGGCATCATCATGGGCTACAACGCGCGGCTCAACCCGCAGCATTTGAAGGGGAGTTTGCTGGTATTTGTCGAGATCAGCCTGGATTACAAGTCTGGCGACACCTTTGAAGAATTCCGCCGCGCCGTGCTGAAACTGCCCCATGTACTGGAATGCCACCTGGTGTCGGGCGACTTCGACTACCTGGTGAAAGCGCGGATTTCGGAGATGGCGTCTTACCGCAAATTGCTGGGCGACATCCTGCTCAAGCTGCCGCACGTGCGCGAGTCCAAGAGCTATATCGTGATGGAAGAGGTGAAGGAGAGCCTGAACCTGCCGATTCCCGACTGA
- a CDS encoding YkgJ family cysteine cluster protein gives MSCNSQKISALRRQIPSFECVPGCHDCCGPVTTSPEEMSRLPRKTAAEQDAAMDELNCVHLGPNGCTVYDERPLICRLFGTTKTLPCPNGRRPVELIHPRLEKQIHDYMASTRQVLV, from the coding sequence ATGAGTTGCAACAGTCAGAAAATCAGCGCGCTGCGCCGTCAGATTCCTTCGTTCGAGTGCGTCCCCGGTTGCCACGATTGTTGTGGGCCGGTGACGACTTCGCCCGAGGAAATGTCGCGCCTGCCCCGCAAGACTGCTGCCGAGCAAGACGCGGCCATGGACGAACTGAACTGCGTGCACCTGGGCCCCAACGGCTGCACCGTGTACGACGAACGTCCGCTGATCTGCAGGTTGTTCGGTACCACCAAGACGTTGCCTTGCCCCAATGGGCGCAGGCCTGTGGAGCTGATTCACCCGCGGCTGGAGAAACAGATCCACGATTACATGGCGAGCACTCGGCAAGTGCTGGTCTAA
- a CDS encoding NAD(P)/FAD-dependent oxidoreductase, producing the protein MTASARHTASYYAASSVPQPAYPALTGEVRADVCVIGGGYSGLNTALELAERGFSVVLLEARKIGWGASGRNGGQLIRGVGHGLDQFTNVIGADGVREMKLMGLEAVEIVRERIERYQIPCDLTWGYCDLANKPRDLEGLAEDADELRSLGYRHEIRLLQASEMGSVIGSERYVGGMIDMGSGHLHPLNLALGEAAVAQQLGVKLFEQSEVTRIDYGPEINVHTAKGNVRAKTLVLACNAYLNGLNAHLSGKVLPAGSYIIATEPLSEAQAANLLPQNMAVCDQRVTVDYFRLSADRRLLFGGACHYSGRDPKDIGAYMRPKMLNVFPQLADVKIDYQWGGMIGIGANRLPQIGRLADQPNVYYAQAYAGHGLNATHLAGKLLGEAISGQQQGRFDLFARVPHITFPGGKHLRSPLLALGMLWHRLKEWV; encoded by the coding sequence ATGACCGCCAGCGCCCGGCACACTGCTTCCTACTACGCCGCCAGCAGCGTCCCACAGCCCGCGTACCCGGCTCTGACCGGCGAAGTGCGCGCCGACGTGTGCGTGATTGGCGGCGGTTATTCCGGCCTGAACACGGCGCTGGAACTGGCCGAGCGTGGCTTCAGCGTGGTGTTGCTGGAAGCGCGCAAGATCGGCTGGGGCGCCAGCGGGCGTAACGGCGGCCAGTTGATTCGCGGGGTCGGCCACGGCCTCGACCAGTTCACCAACGTGATCGGCGCCGACGGCGTACGCGAGATGAAGTTGATGGGCCTGGAAGCCGTGGAAATCGTGCGCGAGCGCATCGAGCGCTACCAAATTCCCTGCGACCTGACCTGGGGCTACTGCGACCTCGCCAACAAACCCCGCGACCTTGAAGGCCTGGCCGAAGACGCCGACGAACTGCGCAGCCTCGGCTATCGCCATGAAATACGCCTGCTGCAAGCCAGTGAGATGGGCAGCGTAATCGGCTCCGAACGTTACGTGGGCGGCATGATCGACATGGGCTCCGGCCACCTGCACCCGCTGAACCTGGCGCTCGGCGAAGCTGCAGTCGCCCAGCAATTGGGTGTGAAGCTGTTCGAGCAATCCGAAGTCACGCGCATCGACTACGGCCCCGAGATCAATGTGCACACCGCTAAGGGCAACGTGCGCGCCAAGACGCTCGTTCTGGCCTGCAATGCCTACCTCAATGGCCTGAACGCCCATCTCAGCGGCAAAGTGCTGCCGGCCGGCAGCTACATCATCGCCACCGAGCCGCTGAGCGAAGCCCAGGCTGCCAACTTGCTGCCGCAGAATATGGCCGTGTGCGATCAGCGTGTGACGGTGGATTACTTCCGGCTGTCTGCCGACCGCCGCTTGCTGTTCGGCGGGGCTTGCCATTATTCCGGACGCGATCCCAAGGACATCGGCGCTTACATGCGCCCGAAAATGCTCAATGTGTTCCCACAGCTGGCCGACGTGAAAATCGACTACCAATGGGGCGGCATGATCGGCATCGGCGCCAACCGCTTGCCGCAGATTGGCCGGCTGGCGGATCAACCCAACGTGTATTACGCCCAGGCCTACGCCGGCCACGGCCTCAACGCCACGCACCTGGCCGGCAAACTGCTGGGCGAAGCCATCAGCGGCCAGCAACAGGGACGCTTCGACCTGTTCGCCCGGGTGCCGCACATCACCTTCCCCGGCGGCAAGCACCTGCGCTCGCCGCTGTTGGCCTTGGGCATGCTGTGGCACCGGCTTAAAGAGTGGGTATGA
- a CDS encoding DUF1127 domain-containing protein, which translates to MSCMSDVRLALHGQELEAEQERATAPRTIGRWRLFWQRRHTRKALLNLTGEQLRDVGISAEQARQEGLKPFWRS; encoded by the coding sequence ATGAGCTGCATGAGCGATGTGCGGTTAGCGTTACACGGTCAGGAATTGGAGGCAGAGCAGGAGCGTGCGACAGCGCCACGCACTATCGGCCGCTGGCGTCTTTTCTGGCAGCGTCGCCACACCCGCAAGGCCTTGCTGAATTTGACCGGCGAGCAGTTGCGCGATGTCGGGATAAGCGCTGAACAGGCGCGCCAGGAAGGCCTGAAACCCTTCTGGCGCAGCTGA